The nucleotide sequence GATGCATGACCGATCTGCTCGCGACCGCCCACGAAGCGGCTCGCACCCTCCCCTCGCCCCTCCCCGCCGCGCGTGGACCGCTCAGCGCGGCGCTCATCGCCGACCTCGCCGCGGGATCCTCCTCCCCGGCCGCGACGGGAACCGACGCCGCCGTCGGCACCGCCGCCGACGCCCGGGCGATCGCCTCCGCGCCGGACCTCGCGGCGCTCGCCGCGGAGGCGATCGCCGCGACGGACGACGTGGTCCGTGACGACGACGTCCAGCTGGCGCTCTTCTGCCTCTACGAGCTGCACCACGCCGGCCTCGAGGGGGTGGACGACGACCGCGAGTGGGACCCGCGGCTGATCGCCGTCCGCGGGATCCTCGAGCGCGCCTTCGAGGCCGCCCTGCGCGACCGCGTGCCCGTCCCCGAGCGCCCCGAGCCCACGTCAGCGGGCGTCGCGGCCGCGCTCTTCGCGCTCACCTCGGCCGACTCCGGCCCGTCCCTCTCGCGGTTCGTCGCGCGGAAGGCGAGCCTCGAGCAGCTCCGCGAGTTCCTGGTGCAGCGCTCGATCTACACGCTCGGCGAGGCCGACCCGCACTCCTGGGCGATCCCGCGCCTGCGCGGTCGTGCCAAGGCCGCGCTCGTGGAGATCCAGGCCGACGAGTACGGCGGCGGCCGGCCCGAGCGCGTGCACGCGACGATCTTCGGCGCGACCCTCCGCGGCGTCGGCCTCGACGAACGCTACGGCGCGTACCTCGACGACGTGCCGGCGATCGCGCTCGCCTCCTCCAACGCGATGTCGCTGTTCGGCCTGCACCGGCGCCTCCGCGGGGCGATCGTCGGCCACCTCGCCGCGTTCGAGATGACGTCGAGCGTCCCGAGCCGCCTCTACGCGAGCGGGATCCGCCGCCTCGGCTTCGGCGACGACGTCGCCTGGTACTACGACGAGCACGTCGAGGCCGACGCCGTGCACGAGCAGATCGCGGCGCACGACCTCGCGGGCGGGCTCGTCGAGTCCGAGCCCGAGCTCCTCGACGACGTGCTGTTCGGCGCGGCCGCGTGCCTCGAGGTCGAGAGCTGGGTCGGTGCGCACGTGCTGGCCAGCTGGCAGGCCGGCCGGTCGTCGCTGCGCGAGGGGTCGACGGCCGCCGTGGTCGCCGCGTGAGCGCGCCGTCCGCGGACGACGTGTCCGCTCCGGGTCCGGCGCCCGCCCGGTCGACCGCTCCCGAGCCGGCGCGCATCATCGCCTACCCCGACGGGCCGCTGCTCGTCCGCGGCGACTTCGAGATCGTGGACCCCGCCGGCCGTCCGGTGCCGCGCACACGGAGCACCGTCGCGCTCTGCCGCTGCGGCGTCTCGTCGATCAAGCCCTACTGCGACGGCACGCACCGGCTGGTCGGCTTCCGCACGGATCCGCCCGCTCCCGCCGCGGAGTAGCGGCGACGGGCGGGGGCGCGGCCTAGAGCGCGCTGCCCGGGACGGAGAACGTGTCGCACGCCGTGGGGCCGCCGGCGCGACCGGCCTCGAACCAGCGCTGACGCTGCTCGGCCGATCCGTGCGTCCAGGTGTCCGGATCCACCCCGCCGCCCGCCTGGGCCTGGATGCGGTCGTCGCCCACGGCGGCCGCGGCGTCGAGCGCGTCGGCCACCTCGGCCGCGGACACGGGCTCGAGGAACGCGGTCCCCGTGTCGTCCCGCACCTCCGCGGCCGCGCCGACCCACGCGCCCGCGTAGCAGTCGGCCTGCACCTCGAGCCGCACCGAGTCGGAGTCCGGTCCCGTCCCGCTCCGGTCGGCGCGGTCGAAGGCGCCCGAGAGCTGCTGGATGTGGTGGCCCCACTCGTGCCCGACGACGTACATCTGCGCGAGCGGCCCGCTCGAGGCGCCGAAGCGCGTGCGCAGCTCGTCGAAGAACGTCGTGTCGACGAAGAGGCGCCGGTCGGGCGGGCAGTAGAACGGGCCGGTGGCGCTCGTCGCCTCGCCGCATCCGGTGCTCGTCGCGGCGTCGAACAGGGAGAAGCCCGGGCGGGTGTAGTCGGCGATGCCGACCTCCGGCGCCGCCTGGGCCCAGTAGGTGTCGAGCGAGTCGGCCGCGCCCGCCATGCGGCACTCGACGCTCGCGTTCGCCTCCGCGCCGGTCGTGCAGCCCTCGATCGCCTCGTCCTGCCCCTGCGAGGATCCGCCCGCCCCGGAGCCGCCGCCCGGGCCGCCCGTCCCGTCGACGAGCTGCGACAGGTCGACGCCCGTGAGCTGCTGCACGAGGATCACCGCGACCACCACCAGGAGCCCGCCGCCGCCGGCCGCGATGCCGGTCGTGCGCCCCCTGCCGCCGCGGCGCCGCGTGACCTTGCTGCTGTCGATGCGGGCGTCGTCGTCGAAGGTCATGTCCCGAACTTACCCGCGGGCGGAGGAGGCGTCAGGCGAGATCGGGTCGCGTCTCGCGCACGACCTCCCTCACCCGTTCGACCGCCTCGCGCACCACGTCGTGCCCGCCGCGAGGCGCGGCCTCCGCGGTGCGGGCGCGACGGAGGAAGGCGTCCCAGTCGCCGCCGCCGGCCCGCAGCGGACGCGTCGACGAGAGCAGGGCGGCTCGGCGCAGCCACACGTCCTGCTCGCCCGCCCACCGGTCGAGCGCCTGGTCGGCCCGGGCGCGCGCGGCGCCGGACAGCCGTTCGACGAGCGGGCCGATGACGTCGCGGGCGAGCGGATCCACGAGCGCCCGCAGCCGGGCGTCGCGCACGAAGCCCTCGATGCGCGTGAGGTCGCCGTTGTCGAGATCGTCGACGTGCTCCTGCAGCAGCACGACCGCCGCCAGCCGCCGCTCGTAGACGCGCGACCGCCAGAGCTCGGACGCGAGCGCGACCGCCTCGTCCCGGGTCATGCCCGGACGCCGGCGACCGAGGTCACGCACCGTCCCGCGGACCGCGCCGACGGACGCGCCCACGAACTCGAGGTCGGAGCGCAGCCGCTCCCGCTCCGCCTCGGCGCGGTACCACGCGCCCTCCCTCTCGAGGGCCGCCGCGACGAACTCGGCGTCCTCGGTCATCCGGCGAGCGGCGCCGAGCCCTCGCGCCCGGTGCGGTGAACGAAGGCGCGGCCGAACTCGGACAGCACCTCCTCCGACGTGTGCGTCGGCGCCCAGCCCAGCACCTCGCGGGCGCGGGCGGTCGACATGACGGGCACGTTCGCGGCGATGTCGATCCAGCCCGGATCCGTCCGCTGCACGCGCAGCCGCCAGCTCGCGGAGACGAGCGCCCGCAGCGCCGACAGCGGCACCGTCACGACGCGCGCGTCGAGCAGCCTGCCGACGAGCGCCGCGTCGACGACCGGATCCGCCGCGACGTTGAACGCGCCCGGCGCGCGCCGCTCGACCGCGCGCCAGAACGCGTCCGCGACGTCCTCGTTGTGGACGACCTGCGACACCAGCTCGCGGGGGAGCGGCAGCACCGGGGTGCGGGTGGCGAGTCCGAGCCAGCGCGTGGGGATCCACCGCCCGAGGAAGAGCCCGGCGATCTCCGCCGCGGCCTCGTCGTGCATCACGAGCCCGGGTCGCATGCGCGTCACGACGATCTCCGGGTGCGCGGCCTCGAACGCGTCCATCGCGCGCTCGTTCTCCGCCTTGTGCCGCGAGTAGTGGGAGGTGTGGATCCCGCCGGTGGGCCAGGTCTCGTCCCGCGGCCGGTCCTTGGGCGCCGCGCTGTACGCGCCGACCGACGAGGCGACGACGACCTGCGGGACACCCGCCTGGGCGACGGCCTCGAGCACGTGGGCCGTGCCGAGGACGTTGGTGCGATGCATCACGCGCTCTCGGTGGTTCGGCTGCAGAGCCCAGCCGAGGTGGATCACCGCGTCGGCGCCGCGCATGGTGGCGGCGAGCCCGGAGACCGCGCCCGCCGCGCCGATGTCGGCCAGGCGCCAGGTGACCTCGGAGTACGGCTCGAGGGAGGCGTCGGGCATGCGCCGGGCGACGCCCACCATGTCCGCGCCCGCGGCGTGGAGGCGGCGCAGGACCCCGGTCCCGAGGTTCCCGGTCGCTCCGATGACGACGACGCGCATGCTGCTCCTCTCCTGCGGACGAGACCCGTCGGGCCGGCTGATCCGCGGGTCCTCTCCATCATGCTCGCCGTCGCGCGCCGCCGAGCCGGCGAGCGGGCCTCGGAGGGCGGACGCTCAGCGGTCGACGGCCTCGATGAGCGATCCCTGCGCGAACGTCAGCCAGTCGTACAGGCTCGCGCTCTCCAGCGGTGCGCGGTCGCGCCAGCCGTCCGCCTCGTCGATGCGCAGCGGCACGGAGATCGCGAGCCGGAGGTCGTTGAGCGTGCGGAGCCAGGCCTGCGCGCCCGTCGGATCCAGCACCACGAGGAGCCCGCGCCGGCCGGCCCCGCGCGCGTCCGCCTCCGCGAGCGTCGCCTCGACCGCGTTCGCGTTCGCGGCCTTCGCCTCGCTGAGGTCCGACGCCGTGAACCGCCGGAACTCGGCGGAGGCCTCGGCGTCGTCCGGATACGCGTCGGGCAGCAGGCGCTCGACGACGGGGGAGGGGGCGGCGCCGTCCGTGGCGCCGCCGGTCGCGGACCCCTCGTCCAGGATCCCGCGGAGCTCGCCGAGCAGGCCGCGCAGCATGGCGACCTCGTGCGGCTCGAGGTGCGCGGCTACCGTCCCGTCGGGGCGCGCGCGGAAGGCCCTCACGCGTCCACCCGCTCGAGGGTGGCCCACAGGCCGTAGCCGTGCATCGCCAGCACGTGGCGCTCGATCTCCTCGCGGATCCCCGTCGCGACGACCGCCCGACCGTCCTCGTGCACGCGGAGCATCAGCTCGTCGGCGCGCTCGCGGGGGAACCCGAAGTAGCTGCGGAACACGTAGGAGACGTAGGTCATGAGGTTGACGGGGTCGTTCCAGACCACGCAGCTCCACACCGGCGGGGTCGACGCGCGCTCGAGCAGGCTGGTGTCGGATCCCGTGCGGGTCCCCGACCCGGGGTCGCCTGCGGGCGGGTCGGCGGCGCGGCGAGCGGCGGGGAGGAGGCGGGAGGCCCGCGCGTCCGCGGTGGTGGTGGTCATCGCGCTCCTGTGGGGTCGTCCCGGCGAGCGGCCGGAGCACCCATCCTCTCCCGTCGGGCGGGTCGCCGACGACCGCGTTCGCGCCGCGTCATGCACCGGGACGCACGAGCCCGCAGTCGTACGCGAGGATCACGGCCTGCACGCGGTCCCGCACTCCCAGCTTCGCGAGCACCCGGCCCACGTGCGTCTTCACCGTCGACTCCGACAGGTGGAGGCGCCCGGCGATCTCCTGGTTGGTGAGCCCCTCGGCCAGCGCCGTGAGCACCTCCAGCTCGCGCGCCGTCAGCGGCCGCAGGCGCGGGTCCGCGGCGCCCTCCCCGGTGCCGGCCGCGCCGCCGGTCGCGGGCATCGTCGGGCCGAGCAGCTCGATCATGCGCCGGGTGACCCGGGGCGAGATGGCGGCGTCGCCGTCGGCCACCGCGCGGATCGCCTCCATCAGGTGCTCGGGCCGCGTGTCCTTCACGAGGAAGCCGCTCGCGCCGGCGCGCAGCCCCGCGAACGCGTACTCGTCGAGGTCGAACGTGGTCAGCACGATGACGCGCGTCGCCGGGTGCCGGGCGACGATCTCGGCGGTCGCGTCGATGCCGTCCATCCCGGGCATGCGCACGTCCATGAGCACGATGTCGGGGGCGAGCGCGCCCGTGCGCTCCACGGCCGCGCGGCCGTCGGCGGCCTCGCCCACCACCTCGATCCCGGGCTCGGCGTCGAGCACCATGCGGAAGCCCATGCGCACGAGCGCCTGGTCGTCCACGATGAGCACGCGGACGGGGGTGCTGCTGTCGGTCATCGGTCCTCCTGGAGGCGGGGGCTGTCGGTCGTTCGGGGGGCACGGGACGCGTCGCCCGGCCGCACGTCGTGGAGCCCGCTGGGCATGGACGCCAGCACGCGCCAGCCGCCGCCATCGCGTCGTCCGGCGGTCGCGGTGCCGCCGTACACCGCCATGCGCTCCGCGACGCCCACGAGACCGCGCCCGCTGCCGGGGACGGGCGGCACGACGGGCCCCGTGAGGTCGTCGTCGGTGACCTCGACGATGATCTCCTCCGGCCGGTGGTCGAGCTTCACCTCGACCCGGTCGGCGTTCGGCGCGTACCGGAGCACGTTGGTCAGCGACTCCTGCACGACGCGGAAGACGGCCAGCTGCCGTCCCGGGTCGTCGGGCGGCGTGCCCGTGCTGGTGAAGCGCACCGGGAGGCCGGTGGAGCGGAACGAGTCGACCAGGGCGGCGAGGTCGGCGTGCCCGGGCTGGGGCGCTCGGAGCGACGGCGGGGCGGCATCGCCCGCGCCTGGTTCCTCGGCGAGGACGCCCAGCATGCGGCGCATCTCGGACAGCGAGGTGCGACCGGTCTCGGCGACCTCGCGCATCGCGTCGCGCGCGAGCTCCGGTCGGGCGACGGCGCTCGCGGCCGCCCCGTCGGCGAGCGTCACCATGACGGTGATCCCGTGGGCGACGATGTCGTGGATCTCGCGCGCGATCCGCGTCCGCTCCGCCGCGGTGGCGAGCCGTGCCTGCTGGTCGCGCTCGCGGGCGAGCTGCATGGCGAGGTCCCGCAGCGCCTCGACGTAGCGCTTGCGCCCGCCCACGTTGATCCCGATGAGCGTCGCGATGAGCGGGAGGATCAGGTTGATGAGCAGCGTGCTGGCGATCGACAGGGCCATGGGCCCCTCGCCCGCCGTCGACGGCGCGACGGCCGCGATGAGGACGGCGACGCCGCCGAACCCGATCCACGCGTGCCGGGACGATCCGTAGACGGCCAGCGCGTAGAGCGCGAGCGGGACGGCCCCGCCGTCGAAGCTGCCGGACACGAGGGCGCCCGCGGCGGCCGCCGCCCCCGAGACGGCGAGGACCGTCACGGGGCGGCTGCGGCGGAACATGAGGGCGACGCCCGTCAGGACGCTGAGCGCTGCCAGCGCCAGGCCTCCGGGGAGGCCGGGTGATCTGCTCCCGACGACGGGGGCCGCGCTCACCGACAGCAGGGTGAACGCGATGGCGATGACGGCGTCGACCGCTCGCGGGTGCCGGGCCATCCAGCCGCGGAAGGCCCCCGGCGGGGTGGGCAGGCGGACGCCGTCGGGCGCGGCGGGCGCCGCCGCGCCCGACGGCGCCCTCCGTCCCCCGTCGATCAGGCGTCCCGCTTCCGGGCGATGACCATCGCGGGCACGAGGATCACGGCGACCCACCCGACCATGACGAGCAGCGCCTGCCAGAACTCGAGCTCACCGGGCGCTCCCGTGGCCATGCTGTAGAGCCGGTTGCCAGCGCTGAGCGGGAAGTACGGCGCGAGATCCGCGACCCAGTCGAGCACGCCGCCGAGCAGCTGGCCGACGATCGGCACGACGAGCACGAGGCCTACGAGGGCGCCGATCCCCGCCGCGCCGTTGCGCAGCAGCAGTCCGAAGCCGAAGCCCATCAGGCCGATGAGCACGACGAAGAGCACGCCGCCGAGGGCCGCGAGCAGGAAGTCGCCGTCCAGCACGTCGACCTCCGCGCCGGCGGACGCGAAGTACCCGCGGGCGATGAGGAGCGCGGCGGCCACCGCGATCGCGGTGATGACGAAGGTCACCACCGTGTAGACGATCGCCTTGGCGGCGATGACGCCCAGGCGGCGCGGCGCGGCGCTGAACGACGAGCGGATCATGCCGGTCGAGTACTCGCCGCTGATCACCAGCACGCCGAGCACGCCGGCGACGAGCATCGACAGGGTGACGCCGCTGAGTCCCACCTGGAGCAGCAGGTCCGTCGCGGGGACGCCGGGGAGGGACAGCTGCGTCCGGAGCTGGTCCACGACGAAGGGCGTGAAGAGCGCCGAGAAGCCGGCGAGCAGGAGGAAGACGAGCGCGAAGCACCAGACGGTGGAGCGCAGCGTCCGCAGCTTGATCCACTCGGAGCGCATCAGGCGGGGGAGCGTGGGCCGACCCGTGGTCACGGGTGCGGGCGCATAGGTCGTGCTGGTGGCGGTCATCGTGCGATCTCCTGCTCGGTCGTGCCGACTGCGGCGCTGTGGTACTCGACGTCGCCCTGCGTGAGCGACAGGTAGGCGTCCTCGAGGGATGCGGTGACGGGCGTGAGCTCGTGCAGCACGACACCCGCGGACATCGCCGCGTCGCCGACCTGCGCGGCCGTGAGCCCGGCGATCTCGATCACGTCGCGCTCGACGCTCGTTACCACGACGTCCGGCCGCGCCACCGCCTGGCCGAGCTGGTCGGCGTGCGGGGAGCGGACGCGGACGACGGCGCTCGTGGCGCCGGCGACGACCGCCGCGACGGGCGCGTCGGCGAGCACGCGACCGCGCCCGAGGACGATGAGGTGGTCCGCGGTCTGCGCCATCTCGCTCATGAGGTGCGAGGAGAGGAGGACGGTGCGTCCCTGGCCGGCGAGGTAGCGGGTGATGTTGCGCACCCACATGACGCCCTCGGGGTCGAGGCCGTTGACGGGCTCGTCGAGGATCAGCGTGCGCGGGTCCCCGAGGAGGGCGACGGCGATGCCGAGGCGCTGTCCCATGCCGAGGGAGAAGCCGCCGACGCGCTTCTTGGCGACCGGCTGCAGGCCCGTCATCTCGATGACCTCGTCCACCCGCGAGCGCGGGATCCCGTGCGTGGCCGCCATCGCGAGCAGGTGGTTGTATGCGGAGCGGCCCGTGTGGACGGCCTTGGCGTCGAGGAGCGCGCCGACCTCGTGGAGCGGGGCCTGGAGGTCGCGGTAGCGGCGGCCGTTGACGGTCACCGTGCCGGAGGTGGGACGGTCGAGACCCACGATCATGCGCATCGTGGTGGACTTGCCGGCGCCGTTCGGACCGAGGAATCCGGTCACCATGCCCGGCTGGACGGTGAAGCTCACGCCGTCCACGGCGGTCTTCGCGCCGTAGCGCTTGGTCAGGTTCTCAGCGACGATCATGCGCGCTGCCTCCTCAGGGTGGGTTCGCGGGCCCAGCGCCCGCGGAAGCCACGTTAGGGGCGGGGACGTCGGGGCGGCGTCCCCCCTCCGGCCCCCGTCTCGCGCGGGAGGCTGGTACCAGGGTGCCGGCTCAGGCGGTCCCCGCCGCCAGCGCTCCGAGCCGCCTCGCCGCCTCCTCGAGCACGTCGATCCGCTTGCAGAAGGCGAACCGCACGAGGGACGCGTGCTCCGCGGCGAGCGGCGCATGGCAGAAGGCGGACAGCGGCACGCCGACGACGCCGGCCAGCTCCGGGAGGCGCAGGCACAGCTCGCGGGCGTCGGGGAAGCCGAGCGGGGCCGCGTCCGCGACGATGAAGTACCCGGCCGCGGGCAGGTGGATCCGGAAGCCCGCCGTGGTCAGCCCCGCCGCGAGCACGTCGCGCTTCCGCCGGAGGTCGTGCGCGATCTCCTCGTACACGCCGTCGGGCAGCGCGAGGCCGGTCGCGATGGCGGGCTGGAACGGCGCCCCGTTCACGAAGGTCAGGAACTGCTTCACTGCGAGGATCGCCGACACGAGCGGGGCGGGCGCGGTCAGCCAGCCGACCTTCCACCCCGTGGTGCGGAACGTCTTGCCGCCCGAGGAGATCGTCACCGTGCGCTCGCGCGCCCCGGGCAGCGTCGCGATGGGCACGTGGGGCGCGTCGAAGACGAGGTGCTCGTAGACCTCGTCCGTGACGATCACCGCGTCGTGCGCGACGGCGAGCTCGACCACGAGCTCCCGCACCTCGCGGCTGAGCACCGTGCCGGTGGGATTGTGCGGATCGTTGAGGAGGATCACGCGGGTGCGGTCGGTGATGACCCGGCGGATGTCGTCGAGCCGGGGCTGGAAGCCGGGGGCGCGCAGCGGCACGGTCCGGTGGATCCCGCGGGCCAGCGAGATGAGCGCCCCGTACGCGTCGTAGAACGGCTCGAGCGTCACGACCTCGTCGCCCTCCTCGACCAGCGCGAGCAGCGTGGCGGAGAGGGCCTCGGTCGCACCTGCGGTCACGAGGACCTCGGTCTCCGGATCCACGGCGAGGCCGTAGAAGCGCGCCTGGTGCGCGGCGATCGCCGACCGCAGCTCCGGCGTGCCGCGCCCCGGCGGGTACTGGTTCATGCCGGCCGAGATGGCGGCACGAGCCGCCTCGAGCACCTCGCCGGGCCCGTCCTCGTCCGGGAACCCCTGGCCGAGGTTGATCGCGCCGGTCGCCGCGGCCAGCGCGCTCATCTCCGCGAACACCGTGGTTCCCGGCGTCCCGTCCGGCGTCAGCAGCATCGCCCCACGGGCCGCGCGCACCCACGCGCCGGGAATCGTCATGGGCCCATCATCCCGCGCCCGCTCGTCCTCCACATGGGGCAGCGCCGTCCGCGCGCGGGATGGTGTGGACCGACCACGTCCGCGTTCCGCGACCCCCGCTACCTTTCCTGGACCCGCGACGCACGGCGCCTGAGCGCCTGATCCCGCGCGGGATCCGCACCGCCCGGGGGAGACGAACGTGAACGATCGACCGCGCATCCCGCTGCGACGACGAGGGGGAGCGGTCGCCGTATCGATGGCCGTCCTCGCCACCTGCCACGTGCTCACCGGATGCGCCCCCTCGTCCACCCCGACGCCCGCACCCGCGCCGACCCCGTCGCTCACGCAAGAGCAGCAGGACGAGGCTGCGTTCCGGGATGTGTTCACGCGCTACGTGAGCCTGGATCAGAGTCAAGAGACGGAGGAGATTCTCGCGGGTCTCCTCACCGGCGATGCCCTCGAAGGCGAGATCTCGTCTGTGCGTGATACCCAGGGGAAGGGCCAGCACGGAGTCGGGAAGGCGACGGAGTCGGCCTTCCAGGTCACCAGCCACGGTTCGGACGCGCAGGGTGACTTCATGGTCGCTCAGGCCTGCCTGGACGTGAGCGGCGTCCGAATACTCGACCAGACCGGCGATGACGTCACTCCGAGCCGCGATGTCCGCCTATCGCTGCAGATGAAGGCCAAGA is from Clavibacter sp. A6099 and encodes:
- a CDS encoding ABC transporter permease subunit; amino-acid sequence: MTATSTTYAPAPVTTGRPTLPRLMRSEWIKLRTLRSTVWCFALVFLLLAGFSALFTPFVVDQLRTQLSLPGVPATDLLLQVGLSGVTLSMLVAGVLGVLVISGEYSTGMIRSSFSAAPRRLGVIAAKAIVYTVVTFVITAIAVAAALLIARGYFASAGAEVDVLDGDFLLAALGGVLFVVLIGLMGFGFGLLLRNGAAGIGALVGLVLVVPIVGQLLGGVLDWVADLAPYFPLSAGNRLYSMATGAPGELEFWQALLVMVGWVAVILVPAMVIARKRDA
- a CDS encoding response regulator transcription factor, with the protein product MTDSSTPVRVLIVDDQALVRMGFRMVLDAEPGIEVVGEAADGRAAVERTGALAPDIVLMDVRMPGMDGIDATAEIVARHPATRVIVLTTFDLDEYAFAGLRAGASGFLVKDTRPEHLMEAIRAVADGDAAISPRVTRRMIELLGPTMPATGGAAGTGEGAADPRLRPLTARELEVLTALAEGLTNQEIAGRLHLSESTVKTHVGRVLAKLGVRDRVQAVILAYDCGLVRPGA
- a CDS encoding NAD-dependent epimerase/dehydratase family protein → MRVVVIGATGNLGTGVLRRLHAAGADMVGVARRMPDASLEPYSEVTWRLADIGAAGAVSGLAATMRGADAVIHLGWALQPNHRERVMHRTNVLGTAHVLEAVAQAGVPQVVVASSVGAYSAAPKDRPRDETWPTGGIHTSHYSRHKAENERAMDAFEAAHPEIVVTRMRPGLVMHDEAAAEIAGLFLGRWIPTRWLGLATRTPVLPLPRELVSQVVHNEDVADAFWRAVERRAPGAFNVAADPVVDAALVGRLLDARVVTVPLSALRALVSASWRLRVQRTDPGWIDIAANVPVMSTARAREVLGWAPTHTSEEVLSEFGRAFVHRTGREGSAPLAG
- a CDS encoding DUF2017 family protein, translating into MRAFRARPDGTVAAHLEPHEVAMLRGLLGELRGILDEGSATGGATDGAAPSPVVERLLPDAYPDDAEASAEFRRFTASDLSEAKAANANAVEATLAEADARGAGRRGLLVVLDPTGAQAWLRTLNDLRLAISVPLRIDEADGWRDRAPLESASLYDWLTFAQGSLIEAVDR
- a CDS encoding aminotransferase class I/II-fold pyridoxal phosphate-dependent enzyme, which gives rise to MTIPGAWVRAARGAMLLTPDGTPGTTVFAEMSALAAATGAINLGQGFPDEDGPGEVLEAARAAISAGMNQYPPGRGTPELRSAIAAHQARFYGLAVDPETEVLVTAGATEALSATLLALVEEGDEVVTLEPFYDAYGALISLARGIHRTVPLRAPGFQPRLDDIRRVITDRTRVILLNDPHNPTGTVLSREVRELVVELAVAHDAVIVTDEVYEHLVFDAPHVPIATLPGARERTVTISSGGKTFRTTGWKVGWLTAPAPLVSAILAVKQFLTFVNGAPFQPAIATGLALPDGVYEEIAHDLRRKRDVLAAGLTTAGFRIHLPAAGYFIVADAAPLGFPDARELCLRLPELAGVVGVPLSAFCHAPLAAEHASLVRFAFCKRIDVLEEAARRLGALAAGTA
- the ypfJ gene encoding KPN_02809 family neutral zinc metallopeptidase, with product MTFDDDARIDSSKVTRRRGGRGRTTGIAAGGGGLLVVVAVILVQQLTGVDLSQLVDGTGGPGGGSGAGGSSQGQDEAIEGCTTGAEANASVECRMAGAADSLDTYWAQAAPEVGIADYTRPGFSLFDAATSTGCGEATSATGPFYCPPDRRLFVDTTFFDELRTRFGASSGPLAQMYVVGHEWGHHIQQLSGAFDRADRSGTGPDSDSVRLEVQADCYAGAWVGAAAEVRDDTGTAFLEPVSAAEVADALDAAAAVGDDRIQAQAGGGVDPDTWTHGSAEQRQRWFEAGRAGGPTACDTFSVPGSAL
- a CDS encoding iron-containing redox enzyme family protein, giving the protein MTDLLATAHEAARTLPSPLPAARGPLSAALIADLAAGSSSPAATGTDAAVGTAADARAIASAPDLAALAAEAIAATDDVVRDDDVQLALFCLYELHHAGLEGVDDDREWDPRLIAVRGILERAFEAALRDRVPVPERPEPTSAGVAAALFALTSADSGPSLSRFVARKASLEQLREFLVQRSIYTLGEADPHSWAIPRLRGRAKAALVEIQADEYGGGRPERVHATIFGATLRGVGLDERYGAYLDDVPAIALASSNAMSLFGLHRRLRGAIVGHLAAFEMTSSVPSRLYASGIRRLGFGDDVAWYYDEHVEADAVHEQIAAHDLAGGLVESEPELLDDVLFGAAACLEVESWVGAHVLASWQAGRSSLREGSTAAVVAA
- a CDS encoding DNA alkylation repair protein — translated: MTEDAEFVAAALEREGAWYRAEAERERLRSDLEFVGASVGAVRGTVRDLGRRRPGMTRDEAVALASELWRSRVYERRLAAVVLLQEHVDDLDNGDLTRIEGFVRDARLRALVDPLARDVIGPLVERLSGAARARADQALDRWAGEQDVWLRRAALLSSTRPLRAGGGDWDAFLRRARTAEAAPRGGHDVVREAVERVREVVRETRPDLA
- a CDS encoding ABC transporter ATP-binding protein, with translation MIVAENLTKRYGAKTAVDGVSFTVQPGMVTGFLGPNGAGKSTTMRMIVGLDRPTSGTVTVNGRRYRDLQAPLHEVGALLDAKAVHTGRSAYNHLLAMAATHGIPRSRVDEVIEMTGLQPVAKKRVGGFSLGMGQRLGIAVALLGDPRTLILDEPVNGLDPEGVMWVRNITRYLAGQGRTVLLSSHLMSEMAQTADHLIVLGRGRVLADAPVAAVVAGATSAVVRVRSPHADQLGQAVARPDVVVTSVERDVIEIAGLTAAQVGDAAMSAGVVLHELTPVTASLEDAYLSLTQGDVEYHSAAVGTTEQEIAR
- the clpS gene encoding ATP-dependent Clp protease adapter ClpS; the protein is MTTTTADARASRLLPAARRAADPPAGDPGSGTRTGSDTSLLERASTPPVWSCVVWNDPVNLMTYVSYVFRSYFGFPRERADELMLRVHEDGRAVVATGIREEIERHVLAMHGYGLWATLERVDA
- a CDS encoding CDGSH iron-sulfur domain-containing protein codes for the protein MSAPSADDVSAPGPAPARSTAPEPARIIAYPDGPLLVRGDFEIVDPAGRPVPRTRSTVALCRCGVSSIKPYCDGTHRLVGFRTDPPAPAAE
- a CDS encoding sensor histidine kinase, producing MARHPRAVDAVIAIAFTLLSVSAAPVVGSRSPGLPGGLALAALSVLTGVALMFRRSRPVTVLAVSGAAAAAGALVSGSFDGGAVPLALYALAVYGSSRHAWIGFGGVAVLIAAVAPSTAGEGPMALSIASTLLINLILPLIATLIGINVGGRKRYVEALRDLAMQLARERDQQARLATAAERTRIAREIHDIVAHGITVMVTLADGAAASAVARPELARDAMREVAETGRTSLSEMRRMLGVLAEEPGAGDAAPPSLRAPQPGHADLAALVDSFRSTGLPVRFTSTGTPPDDPGRQLAVFRVVQESLTNVLRYAPNADRVEVKLDHRPEEIIVEVTDDDLTGPVVPPVPGSGRGLVGVAERMAVYGGTATAGRRDGGGWRVLASMPSGLHDVRPGDASRAPRTTDSPRLQEDR